A single region of the Leptolyngbyaceae cyanobacterium genome encodes:
- a CDS encoding ABC transporter substrate-binding protein gives MTGFPFFTRKIPSFAKYFGLFCLCFLLAVSCGQRPNASGPTTTPNVATTSSDRLIVGTTLKPRTIDPADAYELAASNVLYSLGDRLYTYKLGTDEIIPQLATELPKISADGLTYTIPLRQGVVFHDGTPFNAKAMAFSLDRFIKNGGKPSSLLADIVESVKDSGEYELTIKLKSPFAPFPSLLAFAGACAVSPKAYEIGPGKFTPTKFVGTGPYKLVEFSPNFIRLDAFDQYWGEKPPNKGIDFQLLSSSANLYNSIRTGAVDIAYQSFDPGQITSLRNQASSGNWNAIEAKGNVISYMTLNTQSEPLNKPEVRQAIASLINRKLLVERILADQATPAFTMIPNTFAVSKPTFQEAYGDGNITKVKELLGKAGFSKEKPLKLEVWYPSGSAVRQQVASTLKEYATQQLEGVVEILPQTVESASFFANIRKGVYQSALVDWYPDFSDPDNYIHPLVSCSKGSAEQGCQEGASKSQGSFYYSDRMNQLIQQQRSEKDPAKRQQIFSEIQDLLAKDVPVIPLWQSKDYAFAKKGLEGVQLDPIQQLPLWEIKKV, from the coding sequence ATGACTGGGTTTCCTTTTTTTACTAGAAAAATTCCTTCTTTTGCCAAGTATTTCGGTTTGTTCTGCCTTTGTTTTCTGTTAGCGGTTAGTTGCGGTCAACGTCCGAATGCTTCTGGGCCAACTACTACTCCTAATGTAGCGACTACCAGTAGCGATCGCTTAATCGTCGGTACCACTCTCAAACCGCGTACTATCGATCCCGCTGACGCTTACGAATTGGCAGCTAGCAACGTTCTCTACAGTTTAGGCGATCGCCTTTACACTTACAAACTAGGGACGGACGAAATCATCCCCCAACTTGCTACGGAACTCCCCAAAATCAGCGCCGATGGTTTAACTTACACGATTCCATTGCGTCAGGGCGTGGTTTTTCACGATGGCACACCTTTTAATGCCAAAGCAATGGCATTTTCCCTCGATCGTTTTATTAAAAACGGTGGGAAACCTTCCTCCCTGCTTGCCGATATCGTCGAATCCGTTAAAGATTCGGGAGAATATGAGTTAACTATTAAACTGAAGAGTCCTTTTGCTCCCTTTCCTTCTTTGTTAGCTTTTGCAGGTGCTTGTGCGGTTTCGCCAAAAGCTTATGAAATTGGCCCCGGTAAATTTACTCCTACTAAATTTGTGGGAACTGGCCCTTATAAATTGGTAGAATTCAGTCCAAACTTCATTCGTTTAGATGCGTTTGACCAATATTGGGGTGAAAAACCACCTAATAAGGGAATTGATTTTCAACTTTTAAGCAGTTCCGCTAACTTATATAATTCCATTCGGACTGGTGCAGTAGATATTGCTTACCAAAGTTTCGATCCCGGTCAAATTACTAGTTTGAGAAATCAAGCATCTTCTGGAAATTGGAATGCGATCGAAGCGAAGGGAAATGTAATTAGCTACATGACTCTGAATACTCAATCGGAACCACTGAATAAGCCAGAAGTGCGCCAAGCGATCGCATCGCTGATTAACCGCAAACTTTTAGTAGAAAGGATTCTCGCAGATCAGGCCACACCAGCTTTTACCATGATTCCCAATACCTTTGCGGTGTCTAAGCCAACTTTCCAGGAAGCTTATGGAGATGGGAATATTACAAAAGTGAAAGAACTCCTTGGCAAGGCGGGATTTTCTAAAGAGAAACCTTTGAAATTAGAGGTTTGGTATCCTTCCGGTTCCGCAGTTCGCCAACAAGTTGCCAGCACTTTAAAAGAATATGCTACTCAGCAATTAGAAGGTGTGGTAGAAATTCTACCCCAAACCGTCGAATCGGCAAGTTTCTTTGCCAATATTCGGAAAGGCGTTTATCAAAGTGCTTTGGTTGATTGGTATCCCGATTTCTCAGATCCAGATAATTACATTCATCCTTTGGTGAGTTGTAGTAAAGGTTCTGCCGAACAAGGCTGTCAAGAAGGTGCTAGTAAATCTCAAGGATCGTTTTACTATAGCGATCGCATGAATCAATTGATTCAACAACAACGCAGTGAAAAAGACCCGGCAAAACGCCAACAAATATTTAGCGAAATTCAAGATTTACTCGCTAAAGACGTACCTGTAATTCCTCTTTGGCAAAGCAAAGATTA
- a CDS encoding TOBE-like domain-containing protein — protein MGIVVENVTKNFGKFKAADNVSLEVKSGTLVALLGPSGSGKSTLLRLIAGLETPDSGRIWITGKDATYTSVQERQIGFVFQHYALFKHMTVRQNIAFGLEIRKMPKHQIKARVEELLDLIQLNSLGNRYPSQLSGGQRQRVALARALAVQPQVLLLDEPFGALDAKVRKDLRAWLRKLHDEVHVTTVFVTHDQEEAMEVADEIVVTNKGRIEQVGTPAQIYDHPATPFVMSFIGPVNVLSSTSRLFSNQGIESTQSEIFLRPHDILVELQPNGSTAPARVSRLINIGWEIQAELILDDGQVLVAHLSRDRFKELNLEPQQRVYVKPKEAKSFPLYYSI, from the coding sequence GTGGGTATCGTTGTTGAAAACGTAACTAAAAATTTTGGTAAATTCAAAGCCGCTGATAATGTCAGCTTGGAAGTCAAGAGCGGCACTCTAGTAGCTCTTTTGGGGCCATCCGGATCGGGTAAGTCAACCCTACTGCGATTAATTGCCGGATTGGAAACTCCAGACAGTGGCAGAATCTGGATTACAGGGAAAGATGCCACCTACACCAGCGTCCAAGAGCGGCAAATCGGATTTGTCTTTCAGCACTATGCTTTGTTCAAGCACATGACAGTGCGGCAAAACATTGCCTTCGGTCTAGAAATCCGCAAAATGCCGAAACACCAAATCAAGGCAAGAGTAGAAGAACTACTAGACCTGATCCAATTAAACAGCTTAGGAAATCGTTATCCCTCTCAACTTTCTGGAGGACAAAGACAAAGAGTTGCATTAGCCAGAGCATTAGCAGTTCAACCACAAGTATTACTGCTCGATGAACCTTTCGGTGCTTTGGATGCTAAAGTGCGAAAAGACTTGAGAGCTTGGCTGAGAAAGTTACACGATGAAGTACACGTGACAACGGTGTTCGTGACTCACGACCAAGAAGAAGCAATGGAAGTTGCCGATGAAATCGTGGTCACCAATAAAGGTCGCATCGAACAGGTAGGTACGCCAGCGCAAATTTACGACCACCCAGCCACCCCATTCGTAATGAGCTTTATCGGTCCGGTGAACGTTTTGTCTAGCACTTCTCGCCTCTTCTCAAATCAAGGGATCGAGTCTACCCAGTCGGAGATTTTCTTACGTCCCCACGATATTTTAGTGGAACTGCAACCAAATGGCAGTACCGCACCTGCTAGAGTTAGCCGCTTGATTAATATCGGTTGGGAAATTCAGGCTGAGTTAATTTTGGATGACGGTCAAGTACTGGTGGCACATTTGAGTAGAGATCGTTTCAAAGAGTTAAATTTAGAGCCACAACAAAGAGTTTACGTCAAACCAAAAGAAGCGAAGTCTTTTCCACTGTACTATTCAATTTAG
- the chlP gene encoding geranylgeranyl reductase, whose protein sequence is MTLRVAVVGGGPAGSSAAEILAKAGIETYLFERKLDNAKPCGGAIPLCMVSEFDLPPEIIDRRVRKMKMISPSNIEVDINLIKQEEYIGMCRREVLDGFMRDRAAKLGASLINGTVYKLDIPTNNTDPYTLHYADHSNGNAEGEMKTLKVDLVIGADGANSRIAKAIDAGDYNYAIAFQERIRLPEDKMAYYQDLAEMYVGTDVSPDFYAWVFPKYDHVAVGTGTMKVNKSMIKDLQAGIRQRAAKKLAGGEIIKVEAHPIPEHPRPRRVVGRVALVGDAAGTVTKSSGEGIYFAAKSARMCAETIVETSQGGTRIPTEADLKLYLKRWDKKYGLTYKVLDILQTVFYRTDATREAFVEMCSDKDVQKLTFDSYLYKTVVPANPLIQMKITAKTIGSLLRGNALAP, encoded by the coding sequence TTGACATTACGGGTTGCTGTTGTGGGAGGAGGCCCAGCTGGTTCCTCAGCCGCTGAAATACTGGCAAAAGCAGGGATCGAAACTTACCTGTTCGAGCGCAAGCTAGATAATGCTAAGCCTTGTGGCGGTGCTATCCCGCTGTGTATGGTGAGCGAGTTTGACTTGCCACCGGAAATTATCGATCGGCGGGTGAGAAAAATGAAGATGATCTCGCCCTCGAATATTGAGGTTGATATCAATCTAATAAAACAAGAAGAATATATTGGTATGTGCCGTCGCGAAGTTTTAGACGGCTTCATGCGCGATCGGGCTGCTAAGTTAGGGGCATCCCTAATTAACGGCACTGTTTATAAACTAGATATTCCCACGAACAACACCGACCCTTACACTCTCCACTACGCGGATCACTCAAATGGCAACGCGGAAGGGGAAATGAAAACCCTGAAGGTCGATTTGGTGATCGGGGCAGATGGGGCGAATTCTCGGATTGCTAAAGCAATTGATGCTGGGGATTACAATTACGCGATCGCATTCCAAGAGCGAATTCGTCTTCCCGAAGACAAAATGGCTTATTACCAAGATTTGGCAGAAATGTACGTCGGTACTGACGTATCCCCCGACTTCTACGCTTGGGTGTTCCCCAAATACGACCACGTAGCTGTCGGTACCGGCACCATGAAGGTAAACAAGTCGATGATCAAGGACTTGCAAGCTGGAATTCGCCAACGCGCTGCTAAAAAACTGGCTGGCGGTGAAATTATCAAAGTAGAAGCTCACCCCATCCCAGAACATCCCCGTCCGCGTCGGGTAGTCGGTCGAGTTGCTTTGGTGGGAGATGCTGCCGGTACGGTTACTAAGTCTTCCGGGGAAGGAATTTACTTTGCTGCCAAGTCCGCTCGGATGTGTGCGGAAACGATCGTGGAAACTTCCCAAGGCGGTACCCGTATTCCTACGGAAGCCGACCTCAAGCTTTATCTGAAGCGCTGGGATAAGAAATACGGCCTCACCTACAAGGTGCTGGATATTCTGCAAACCGTATTTTATCGCACGGATGCTACCCGCGAAGCTTTCGTGGAAATGTGTTCGGACAAAGACGTGCAGAAGCTAACTTTTGATAGCTACCTGTACAAAACTGTTGTTCCAGCCAATCCTTTGATTCAAATGAAGATTACGGCAAAGACGATCGGTAGTTTGCTGCGCGGTAATGCGCTAGCTCCATAG
- a CDS encoding choice-of-anchor K domain-containing protein — protein sequence MKFHLDRIIQLSKISWVFVALMGLPAPALAIDFTGESAGEWGAPLTPNPTSIFSITSHDGGTNNRLTWGIPSPGNLTSYVQFDGENFITGTDSLFKIGELSYRNGSTYVYSNFDGDFPLNLNLSLTLPFSNNETFNFLFDILNRPNTTGDPVLDGDILRFATDGVSDHKFNYQGTNYTLQLIGFSTDEGQTILNEFNSPEGSTTKASLYGTIVAANTVSVPEPVSVISFLILGVCLAWWKLS from the coding sequence ATGAAATTTCATTTAGACAGAATTATTCAGCTATCTAAAATTTCTTGGGTCTTTGTTGCGTTAATGGGCTTACCAGCGCCAGCGCTAGCGATCGATTTCACGGGAGAATCGGCTGGTGAATGGGGAGCACCCCTTACTCCCAATCCCACATCAATTTTTTCCATCACCAGCCATGATGGTGGTACGAATAACCGTTTAACTTGGGGTATTCCATCGCCGGGGAATTTGACCAGCTATGTTCAATTCGATGGGGAAAATTTCATCACTGGTACGGATAGCTTATTCAAAATTGGCGAGTTATCGTACCGGAACGGCTCTACATACGTTTACTCGAACTTCGATGGTGATTTTCCCCTCAATCTCAATCTGTCTCTTACTCTTCCTTTCAGCAATAACGAAACTTTCAACTTTTTATTTGACATTCTAAATCGACCTAATACTACAGGCGATCCGGTTCTCGATGGAGACATCCTGCGTTTTGCTACAGATGGGGTTTCCGACCACAAATTCAATTACCAAGGAACTAATTACACGCTTCAGTTGATTGGTTTTTCTACTGATGAGGGTCAAACGATTCTCAACGAATTTAATTCACCCGAAGGAAGTACTACTAAGGCATCTTTATACGGCACAATAGTAGCTGCCAATACCGTTTCCGTTCCCGAGCCTGTTAGCGTAATTAGTTTTTTAATTTTGGGAGTATGTTTGGCATGGTGGAAATTAAGTTGA
- a CDS encoding response regulator transcription factor, which translates to MPRILVIDDDPAISELVAVNLEMAGYDVSQAEDGIKGQALAVQIQPDLIMLDLMLPKVDGFTVCQRLRRDDRTADIPVLMLTALGQTQDKVEGLNAGADDYMTKPFEIEEMLARVRALLRRTDRIPQAAKHAEILNFGPLTLVPERFEAIWFGQTIKLTHLEFELLHCLLQRHGQTVSPSEILKEVWGYDPDDDIETIRVHIRHLRTKLEPDPRHPRYIKTVYGAGYCLELPNREQIANEQEVSNVE; encoded by the coding sequence ATGCCTCGGATACTCGTCATCGACGATGACCCCGCTATCTCAGAATTAGTTGCCGTCAACCTAGAAATGGCTGGATACGATGTCAGTCAGGCAGAAGACGGCATCAAAGGTCAAGCACTGGCCGTCCAAATACAGCCAGACCTGATTATGCTAGATTTGATGCTGCCCAAAGTTGATGGCTTTACAGTTTGTCAACGCTTGCGTCGGGATGACCGTACAGCAGATATTCCAGTGCTAATGTTAACGGCTTTGGGTCAAACCCAAGACAAGGTAGAAGGCTTAAACGCCGGTGCCGATGATTACATGACCAAGCCGTTTGAAATCGAAGAGATGCTAGCACGGGTAAGAGCTTTACTGCGGCGAACCGATCGCATCCCCCAAGCTGCCAAACACGCCGAAATCCTGAATTTCGGCCCCCTTACTCTAGTTCCAGAGCGATTTGAAGCAATTTGGTTCGGTCAGACCATCAAACTCACTCATCTAGAATTCGAGTTACTCCACTGCTTACTTCAGCGTCACGGTCAAACCGTTTCTCCCAGCGAAATTCTCAAAGAAGTCTGGGGTTATGACCCAGATGACGATATCGAAACCATTCGGGTACACATCCGCCATTTGAGAACCAAACTGGAGCCAGACCCACGTCATCCTCGCTACATCAAAACCGTCTATGGTGCGGGTTATTGCTTAGAATTACCCAACCGCGAACAAATTGCCAACGAGCAGGAAGTATCAAATGTAGAATAA